A DNA window from Drosophila pseudoobscura strain MV-25-SWS-2005 chromosome 2, UCI_Dpse_MV25, whole genome shotgun sequence contains the following coding sequences:
- the LOC6896898 gene encoding uncharacterized protein isoform X2, whose product MTPTPKPASKVAPSTTCEDVSLVILKRTKSLKLTRDKKQGFLRHLRKSMKPKNALIVLNELKDKGIKISDFTINSNPDGSYTAIVTVNSNQYQKTAVSKMAAKKLACESALRDYAIAKMKARPRKPKTNGGENQPSTNHVEETTENEDDTLELNLAPYAMYKLLKKWKRKGYFKPEKYSLAKAQPQQEDAGRGRAELPPNWQTMHPASLLHIMRPGIKYMYYDKDVELQRSGVIVDNQKITAYGCSKKVARRNVAVNACNILFGTNFTPGE is encoded by the exons atgactccgactccaaagCCAGCATCCAAAGTTGCACCGTCAACAACTTGCGAGGACGTATCGTTGGTCATCCTGAAGCGCACGAAGTCATTGAAACTTACTCGCGATAAGAAGCAGGGCTTTCTTCGCCATCTACGCAAGTCGATGAAACCGAAAAATGCCCTGATCGTTCTCAACGAGCTCAAGGATAAGGGCATTAAAATAAGTGATTTTACCATCAATAGCAATCCTGATGGCAGCTACACTGCCATAGTCACGGTCAACTCGAACCAGTACCAGAAAACGGCGGTCTCCAAGATGGCGGCCAAGAAATTGGCCTGTGAGTCTGCATTGCGTGATTATGCCATTGCAAAAATGAAG GCAAGACCACGAAAACCGAAGACCAATGGTGGAGAAAATCAACCATCGACCAACCATGTCGAAGAAACCACTGAAAACGAAGACGATACCCTAGAGCTCAATTTGGCACCGTATGCAATgtataaattattgaaaaagTGGAAGCGCAAAGGTTACTTTAAGCCCGAAAAGTATTCATTGGCAAAAGCACAGCCGCAGCAGGAAGACGCAGGAAGAGGCCGTGCCGAATTGCCACCAAACTGGCAGACCATGCACCCGGCCTCATTGCTCCACATT aTGCGCCCTGGAATTAAGTATATGTATTATGACAAGGACGTCGAGCTCCAACGTTCCGGTGTGATCGTTGACAACCAGAAGATTACGGCCTATGGGTGCTCAAAGAAAGTAGCACGTCGCAATGTGGCCGTGAATGCTTGCAACATATTGTTCGGAACCAATTTCACACCTGGAGAGTAA
- the LOC6896898 gene encoding uncharacterized protein isoform X1 has protein sequence MTPTPKPASKVAPSTTCEDVSLVILKRTKSLKLTRDKKQGFLRHLRKSMKPKNALIVLNELKDKGIKISDFTINSNPDGSYTAIVTVNSNQYQKTAVSKMAAKKLACESALRDYAIAKMKARPRKPKTKDEENQPSTNHVAESMDIDGSDTDNDDDAKIKARPRKPKTNGGENQPSTNHVEETTENEDDTLELNLAPYAMYKLLKKWKRKGYFKPEKYSLAKAQPQQEDAGRGRAELPPNWQTMHPASLLHIMRPGIKYMYYDKDVELQRSGVIVDNQKITAYGCSKKVARRNVAVNACNILFGTNFTPGE, from the exons atgactccgactccaaagCCAGCATCCAAAGTTGCACCGTCAACAACTTGCGAGGACGTATCGTTGGTCATCCTGAAGCGCACGAAGTCATTGAAACTTACTCGCGATAAGAAGCAGGGCTTTCTTCGCCATCTACGCAAGTCGATGAAACCGAAAAATGCCCTGATCGTTCTCAACGAGCTCAAGGATAAGGGCATTAAAATAAGTGATTTTACCATCAATAGCAATCCTGATGGCAGCTACACTGCCATAGTCACGGTCAACTCGAACCAGTACCAGAAAACGGCGGTCTCCAAGATGGCGGCCAAGAAATTGGCCTGTGAGTCTGCATTGCGTGATTATGCCATTGCAAAAATGAAGGCAAGACCACGTAAACCGAAGACAAAGGATGAGGAAAACCAACCATCGACCAACCATGTCGCAGAATCCATGGACATCGATGGAAGCGACACTGACAACGATGACGATGCAAAAATAAAGGCAAGACCACGAAAACCGAAGACCAATGGTGGAGAAAATCAACCATCGACCAACCATGTCGAAGAAACCACTGAAAACGAAGACGATACCCTAGAGCTCAATTTGGCACCGTATGCAATgtataaattattgaaaaagTGGAAGCGCAAAGGTTACTTTAAGCCCGAAAAGTATTCATTGGCAAAAGCACAGCCGCAGCAGGAAGACGCAGGAAGAGGCCGTGCCGAATTGCCACCAAACTGGCAGACCATGCACCCGGCCTCATTGCTCCACATT aTGCGCCCTGGAATTAAGTATATGTATTATGACAAGGACGTCGAGCTCCAACGTTCCGGTGTGATCGTTGACAACCAGAAGATTACGGCCTATGGGTGCTCAAAGAAAGTAGCACGTCGCAATGTGGCCGTGAATGCTTGCAACATATTGTTCGGAACCAATTTCACACCTGGAGAGTAA